Proteins co-encoded in one Nitrospira sp. genomic window:
- a CDS encoding HEAT repeat domain-containing protein, with the protein MANVLDDLLEALEDVDDATREEAAQTLAGLGDPTTLDALINACNDDFWSVRAHAGCGIAKIGGPKAVEALVGLFNDPIMEVRDQAVEATAKIGPIVLDRLVTAMKDERWRVREHAAKAAGKIKDSGIVDALIGACRDRDGAVKSAAAEALGKIADAKAIPALIKLFRDSSKIVRETAGTALVYIGYPSVDPLLDSLTDKDFVVRCHAARALGGMTTDYQIGRSWVQDAKVVDALIAALKDPDRAVREDATIALGMIGDPKAIDALVEAMKDGAVKRHAIASLGMIGDARALPAVLDALKGKGIKQEGTPTPGCIVSEDAFIKEAAATALGQFRNPRVIPDLIMLLKDGVLREKAAAALAVIGDAAIEPLIAFLYDPKASEVEAEKERVLSYASVRLTAKDALKQIALDTLDQLGWTPSDEVVEISSSQADNLRVDRPLGQTGRFGPSGDMA; encoded by the coding sequence ATGGCTAACGTACTCGACGATCTGTTAGAAGCGCTTGAAGATGTGGATGACGCCACCCGAGAGGAGGCGGCACAGACGCTGGCTGGCCTGGGTGATCCAACGACCCTGGATGCGCTGATCAACGCCTGCAACGATGACTTCTGGTCCGTGCGGGCTCATGCAGGCTGCGGCATCGCGAAAATCGGCGGGCCGAAGGCTGTCGAAGCGCTGGTCGGCCTGTTCAACGATCCCATCATGGAAGTGCGCGATCAGGCCGTCGAGGCCACGGCAAAGATAGGCCCGATCGTACTCGATCGCCTGGTGACGGCCATGAAAGACGAACGATGGCGCGTACGAGAACATGCCGCCAAGGCGGCGGGCAAGATCAAGGACTCAGGAATAGTCGACGCGTTGATCGGTGCCTGTCGCGACCGAGACGGGGCCGTCAAGAGCGCAGCGGCGGAAGCCTTGGGCAAAATCGCCGACGCGAAAGCCATTCCAGCTCTGATCAAGCTGTTTCGGGATTCTTCGAAGATCGTGCGTGAGACGGCCGGAACGGCGTTGGTCTACATCGGGTATCCCTCAGTCGATCCGTTGCTCGACAGTCTCACGGACAAAGACTTTGTCGTTCGATGTCACGCAGCTCGGGCGTTGGGCGGGATGACCACCGACTATCAAATCGGCAGGTCCTGGGTACAGGACGCAAAGGTCGTGGACGCCTTGATCGCCGCCTTGAAGGACCCTGACCGAGCCGTTCGCGAAGACGCGACCATCGCGCTCGGCATGATCGGTGATCCCAAGGCGATCGATGCACTGGTTGAAGCCATGAAGGATGGAGCGGTGAAGCGCCATGCTATTGCTTCACTCGGCATGATCGGCGATGCGCGCGCCCTCCCAGCCGTATTGGACGCCTTGAAGGGCAAAGGCATCAAACAAGAGGGCACGCCGACACCCGGGTGCATCGTCAGCGAAGATGCGTTCATCAAGGAAGCCGCCGCCACGGCCCTTGGGCAGTTTCGCAATCCTCGTGTGATTCCAGATTTGATCATGTTACTGAAAGACGGGGTCTTGCGTGAAAAAGCTGCGGCGGCTCTGGCGGTGATCGGGGATGCGGCCATCGAACCGTTGATTGCCTTCCTCTATGATCCCAAAGCGTCTGAAGTCGAAGCTGAAAAAGAGCGCGTGCTTTCGTACGCGTCCGTTCGGCTAACAGCAAAAGACGCCTTGAAACAGATTGCGCTCGATACGTTGGACCAGCTTGGATGGACACCTTCTGATGAAGTGGTGGAGATCAGCTCAAGTCAGGCCGACAATCTGCGTGTCGATCGGCCGCTAGGGCAAACAGGTCGCTTCGGCCCGTCGGGCGACATGGCCTAG
- the lon gene encoding endopeptidase La, whose translation MENIVLSTLPILPVKRTVLFPGVMLPLTVGRERSVAAVNAAMKTEEKMIVVVAQRDPQTEAPVLADLYSIGTKAIVKQIGQSSEGAIHALVQGLDRVVLIKEEQSTPYSTVRVRSLGRPTDDGAEVKALHRAIQELVSDLPRLIQAPGIQEVGAILSNEDDSVALAYRIASLVNLSSVEEQRLLESSSTLDLLRSLYSALSKEIQILQLREKITQDAQTKIGKSQREYILREQLKAIQQELGEGENEENEIARLKKQIAEADLPEDIRKEVEREATKLGKVPPTSPDHQVLRTYLELVLELPWKKASEEHLDLSTVRQVLEEDHYGIKEVKERIVEHLAVLKLNPTAKAPILCLVGPPGVGKTSLGQSIARAMGRTFERFSLGGVHDEAELRGHRRTYVGSLPGRIIQAIRRAGVNNPVLMLDEVDKMGRDFRGDPASALLEILDPAQNHTFRDHYLDLPFDLSKVFFVTTANTLDTISQPLLDRMEVIRLQGYSEREKAEIARRYLWPRRLKEAGIENTKALLTDEVLNLVIARYTREAGVRQLEQMLGRLTRKVALAFADLPEGQERRPVDIQPDILGEWLGSERFMPEEARKSLPPGVATGLAWTPAGGDVLYIETTLLPGSHELILTGQLGDVMQESARAARSYLWSHAESMGLDISRFKRNGLHIHVPSGAIPKDGPSAGITMATALASAYEGKAVRIDTAMTGEISLSGLVLPVGGIKDKVLAAHRAGIKRIILPKANEKDLKEIPQEVRDELTFILAERIEEVLPAAFNLDPHDISAGNGSEPVVASSPAGDA comes from the coding sequence ATGGAAAATATTGTCTTATCGACATTGCCGATACTTCCCGTTAAACGAACAGTGTTATTCCCAGGCGTGATGCTACCGCTGACGGTCGGGCGGGAGCGGTCTGTCGCGGCGGTCAACGCCGCCATGAAGACCGAAGAGAAAATGATCGTCGTGGTCGCGCAACGAGATCCTCAGACTGAAGCGCCCGTCTTGGCCGATCTGTATTCTATCGGCACGAAAGCGATCGTCAAGCAAATCGGCCAGTCATCCGAGGGAGCGATCCACGCGCTGGTGCAGGGATTGGATCGTGTCGTCCTCATCAAGGAAGAACAGTCCACCCCCTACTCCACAGTGCGCGTCCGTTCTCTTGGACGTCCTACGGACGATGGGGCGGAAGTCAAAGCCCTTCACCGGGCCATTCAAGAACTGGTGTCCGACCTGCCTCGGTTGATTCAAGCTCCAGGCATTCAAGAAGTCGGTGCGATACTAAGCAATGAAGACGATTCTGTCGCACTAGCCTATCGCATTGCCTCACTCGTCAATCTCAGTTCGGTGGAAGAACAGCGCTTGCTCGAAAGTTCTTCGACGTTGGACCTTCTGCGCAGCCTCTACAGCGCGCTGTCTAAGGAGATTCAAATACTCCAGTTGCGAGAAAAGATCACCCAGGATGCACAGACAAAAATCGGCAAGAGTCAACGCGAGTACATCTTGCGCGAACAACTGAAAGCCATCCAGCAAGAGCTGGGCGAAGGCGAGAACGAAGAGAACGAGATCGCCCGGTTGAAGAAGCAAATTGCCGAAGCTGACTTACCCGAGGATATTCGCAAGGAAGTCGAGCGCGAGGCCACCAAATTGGGCAAGGTCCCGCCGACGTCACCCGACCATCAGGTGCTTCGGACCTACCTTGAGTTGGTCCTCGAACTTCCCTGGAAGAAGGCCTCCGAAGAACATCTCGATCTGTCAACGGTTCGTCAGGTATTGGAAGAAGATCATTATGGGATCAAGGAAGTGAAAGAACGGATCGTCGAACACTTGGCGGTCTTGAAGCTCAATCCAACTGCCAAAGCCCCGATTCTCTGCCTCGTTGGCCCTCCCGGCGTTGGCAAAACAAGCTTGGGCCAGTCGATCGCACGGGCGATGGGCCGGACCTTCGAGCGATTCAGCTTAGGCGGCGTCCATGACGAAGCTGAACTGCGCGGCCATCGCCGCACCTACGTCGGCTCGCTCCCAGGCCGCATCATCCAGGCCATCCGCCGGGCGGGAGTCAACAATCCGGTCTTGATGCTCGATGAAGTGGACAAGATGGGGCGTGATTTTCGAGGCGATCCGGCTTCGGCCCTGTTAGAAATTCTGGATCCAGCACAGAATCACACCTTCCGTGATCATTATTTGGACCTCCCGTTCGATTTGTCCAAGGTCTTCTTTGTCACCACGGCCAATACCCTCGATACCATCAGCCAGCCCCTGTTGGATCGGATGGAAGTGATTCGACTGCAAGGCTATAGCGAGCGAGAGAAAGCTGAAATCGCTCGGCGCTATCTCTGGCCACGACGACTCAAGGAAGCAGGGATTGAGAACACCAAAGCCCTGTTGACGGATGAGGTGCTGAATCTTGTCATTGCTCGGTACACGCGGGAAGCCGGCGTGCGCCAACTCGAACAGATGCTGGGACGGTTGACGAGAAAAGTGGCCCTCGCATTCGCTGATCTTCCGGAAGGGCAGGAGCGGCGGCCCGTCGATATTCAGCCGGATATCCTCGGTGAGTGGCTGGGCTCCGAACGGTTTATGCCGGAAGAGGCTCGGAAGAGTCTGCCTCCAGGTGTCGCCACTGGCCTCGCCTGGACCCCGGCCGGTGGCGATGTGCTCTACATTGAAACCACCTTACTCCCTGGCAGCCACGAGTTGATCCTGACTGGCCAGTTAGGCGACGTCATGCAGGAGTCTGCGCGTGCCGCCAGAAGCTATCTATGGTCACATGCGGAGAGCATGGGGTTGGACATCTCCCGTTTCAAACGAAACGGGCTCCACATCCATGTGCCTTCCGGCGCCATTCCAAAGGACGGTCCATCGGCAGGCATCACGATGGCGACTGCCCTGGCTTCCGCCTACGAGGGGAAAGCCGTACGAATCGACACAGCCATGACAGGGGAAATCAGCTTGAGTGGGCTTGTCTTGCCGGTGGGCGGCATCAAAGACAAAGTGCTGGCGGCACACCGTGCGGGGATCAAGCGCATCATTCTGCCGAAGGCCAATGAGAAAGACCTCAAAGAGATTCCGCAGGAAGTGCGCGACGAACTGACCTTCATCTTGGCGGAACGGATTGAAGAGGTGCTACCGGCCGCTTTTAATCTGGACCCACACGATATCTCTGCCGGTAACGGCAGCGAGCCTGTGGTGGCTTCCAGCCCCGCAGGGGACGCCTAG
- a CDS encoding class I SAM-dependent RNA methyltransferase, which translates to MDSTNHRFFAPCPRGLEGVLEGELHRLSVPTTTKTEGGVGFNASWSTMYRVNLNTHIASRVLWEVGQSPYKTERDVYHAAYTLAWPDWFTPAQTIKVKVSAHRCPLPSLDFLTLRIKDAVCDKFAKAKQGRPNVDTERPDIKLDAFLDQNTVTFYVDTSGEPLFKRGYRVGSIEAPLRENLAAGILQLAGWTANDVLLDPMCGSGTIPLEAALMARQIAPGISRNFGFERLLLHDAPLWNHLRESAQAKHVAQVPSTIYASDRDPAMVKVAQRMFQGAGVTGDVRLKQSDILDLEAPTDTGVMIINPPYGVRLSRADELESFYPKLGDWLKQRFAGWRAYVLTGDAQLSKLIGLTPSKRIPIFNGALECRLYEFVIVQGGARRRLTKLNQA; encoded by the coding sequence ATGGATAGCACAAACCATCGCTTCTTTGCACCTTGTCCTCGCGGGCTTGAAGGCGTGCTCGAGGGAGAGCTCCATCGCCTTAGCGTGCCCACAACGACCAAGACAGAAGGGGGCGTTGGTTTCAACGCGTCCTGGTCGACCATGTATAGGGTCAACCTCAACACGCACATCGCCAGCCGTGTCCTGTGGGAAGTGGGCCAGAGTCCCTACAAAACAGAACGCGATGTCTACCACGCCGCCTATACGCTCGCCTGGCCTGACTGGTTCACGCCAGCTCAGACGATCAAGGTGAAGGTGAGCGCCCATCGATGTCCTCTCCCCAGCCTGGACTTCCTGACTCTCCGTATCAAAGATGCCGTCTGCGATAAGTTTGCCAAGGCCAAACAGGGGCGCCCCAACGTCGATACGGAACGGCCGGACATCAAGCTCGACGCCTTTCTGGACCAGAACACCGTCACGTTTTATGTGGATACCTCCGGAGAGCCGCTGTTCAAACGTGGCTATCGGGTGGGCTCGATCGAAGCACCCCTCAGAGAAAACCTGGCGGCGGGAATTCTCCAGCTCGCCGGCTGGACTGCGAACGATGTGCTGCTCGATCCCATGTGTGGGAGCGGAACAATCCCTCTCGAAGCTGCCCTCATGGCTCGCCAGATCGCGCCGGGCATCTCACGCAACTTTGGTTTTGAACGATTACTCCTTCACGACGCACCATTGTGGAACCACCTTCGAGAATCGGCGCAAGCCAAACACGTGGCTCAGGTGCCGTCCACCATTTATGCGTCCGACCGGGATCCGGCGATGGTGAAGGTTGCGCAGCGGATGTTTCAAGGCGCTGGGGTAACGGGTGACGTCCGGTTGAAGCAAAGCGATATTCTAGATCTGGAAGCGCCGACAGACACAGGCGTGATGATCATCAATCCACCTTATGGAGTCCGCCTCAGCCGGGCAGACGAACTGGAATCATTTTACCCCAAGCTGGGCGATTGGCTGAAGCAACGCTTCGCCGGATGGCGTGCCTATGTGTTGACTGGCGATGCCCAACTGTCGAAGCTGATTGGGCTGACACCATCCAAACGCATTCCCATCTTCAACGGGGCATTGGAGTGTCGGCTGTATGAGTTTGTGATCGTTCAAGGCGGAGCGAGGCGACGCCTTACGAAGCTAAACCAGGCTTGA
- a CDS encoding NUDIX hydrolase: MNYCSACGKPVIQKVPPGDNLPRFVCDTCQAIYYHNPKIVAGCIPEWEDQILLCRRAIEPRLGLWTYPAGFMELGEGTEQAAMRETLEEAQAKVTITRLHSVLSLPRIGQVYMTFIGRLQTKQFSAGFESLDVQLFPRHAIPWEEIAFPVVEAALRHYVEDVARGTFQLHVADVLGTIN, encoded by the coding sequence ATGAATTATTGCAGCGCCTGCGGAAAGCCGGTCATTCAAAAAGTTCCGCCAGGCGATAACCTGCCTCGGTTCGTGTGCGACACCTGCCAGGCTATTTATTACCATAATCCGAAGATCGTCGCGGGCTGTATTCCTGAATGGGAAGATCAGATCCTCCTCTGCCGTCGGGCCATTGAACCTCGACTTGGACTCTGGACCTATCCGGCCGGTTTTATGGAGCTCGGTGAGGGCACCGAACAGGCGGCGATGCGGGAGACGCTTGAGGAGGCGCAGGCGAAAGTGACCATTACGCGGCTCCATTCGGTATTGAGCCTGCCTCGTATTGGACAGGTCTACATGACCTTCATCGGTCGTCTTCAGACCAAGCAGTTCAGCGCAGGGTTTGAAAGTCTGGATGTGCAGCTCTTTCCCCGCCATGCAATCCCGTGGGAGGAAATCGCCTTCCCAGTGGTGGAAGCGGCCTTGCGTCATTATGTTGAGGACGTGGCACGGGGAACGTTTCAGCTGCATGTCGCAGACGTCCTGGGGACTATCAACTGA
- a CDS encoding type II toxin-antitoxin system mRNA interferase toxin, RelE/StbE family, giving the protein MPWYRLTFCPSTAQDLAAIDKAMAQRLFDKSKWLASNVDNLRHESIADDLPGLCKYAVGEWRIFYAIDRTEQLVDIHAIVPQSALRS; this is encoded by the coding sequence ATGCCCTGGTACCGCCTCACCTTTTGCCCCAGCACCGCACAAGACCTCGCTGCAATTGACAAGGCCATGGCTCAACGACTCTTCGACAAATCCAAGTGGCTAGCTTCCAATGTCGACAACCTGCGCCATGAATCGATCGCGGATGACCTTCCTGGACTCTGCAAGTATGCCGTAGGGGAATGGCGGATTTTCTATGCGATCGACCGCACGGAACAGCTCGTCGATATCCACGCGATCGTGCCCCAGAGTGCGCTTCGCTCCTGA
- a CDS encoding PilZ domain-containing protein, giving the protein MVTRKFPRFPVAIPSTLVQRDKLRYNASVKDLSLKGCRLESVVQSFTGMQVELLIELPGEPTPIHISKGTVRWSGSQGIGVEFLAVTPAEQERLKRVLEQLSVTVGQALIVPKGELPKT; this is encoded by the coding sequence ATGGTCACCCGTAAATTCCCACGGTTTCCGGTAGCAATCCCCAGCACGTTAGTGCAGAGAGATAAACTTCGATACAACGCGTCCGTGAAGGATCTCTCGCTAAAGGGCTGCCGGTTAGAAAGCGTCGTCCAGTCCTTTACCGGCATGCAGGTGGAATTGCTCATTGAACTGCCGGGCGAACCCACCCCCATCCACATTAGTAAGGGGACCGTCCGCTGGTCCGGATCACAGGGCATCGGTGTCGAATTCTTAGCCGTAACACCTGCTGAACAAGAACGGCTTAAGCGGGTGCTCGAACAGCTCTCCGTAACGGTAGGACAGGCCCTTATCGTTCCAAAAGGCGAGCTGCCAAAGACGTGA
- a CDS encoding A/G-specific adenine glycosylase gives MRLLKWYGEHGRDLPWRKTSDPYHILVSEVMLQQTQVDRVIPKYHEFLKRYPSFEDLAEAPVADVKKTWYPLGYNIRPERLHGIACETVERYGGKLPNDADELLSFKGIGRYTAGAIRSFAFNEDAPILDTNVIRVLHRVFVAEGDPKAQKAMLWELSETLIPRGKGYDFNQAIMDFGATVCTARDPYCLLCPMKSFCKTYPFSPATRER, from the coding sequence CTGAGGCTTCTGAAGTGGTATGGGGAACATGGCCGGGATTTACCCTGGCGGAAGACCTCAGACCCGTATCACATCCTCGTCTCAGAGGTGATGCTTCAGCAGACCCAAGTTGATCGGGTGATTCCCAAGTACCACGAGTTTTTGAAACGTTATCCGAGTTTCGAAGACTTGGCAGAGGCCCCGGTCGCCGATGTCAAGAAGACCTGGTATCCCCTTGGGTACAACATTCGCCCGGAACGGCTGCACGGGATCGCGTGCGAAACGGTGGAACGGTACGGGGGGAAACTTCCCAACGATGCTGACGAGTTGCTCTCGTTCAAAGGGATCGGGCGCTATACTGCCGGGGCCATTCGCTCCTTTGCCTTCAATGAAGATGCGCCCATTCTGGACACGAACGTGATCCGTGTCTTGCACAGGGTGTTTGTCGCTGAAGGTGATCCTAAGGCACAGAAGGCGATGCTATGGGAATTGTCGGAAACCTTGATCCCGCGTGGGAAAGGGTATGACTTTAATCAGGCGATTATGGACTTTGGAGCGACGGTATGCACGGCTCGTGATCCCTATTGTCTCCTGTGTCCGATGAAGTCGTTCTGTAAGACATATCCGTTCAGTCCGGCGACTCGTGAGCGGTAG
- a CDS encoding (deoxy)nucleoside triphosphate pyrophosphohydrolase — translation MMQVIEVAAGLIHRDGRYLIARRKPGVHLAGFWEFPGGKREMGESLTECLQRELFEELSVRIDQPIPYRVIRHDYLDQIIELHFFLCAIEQGEPVPIGCEEIRWVSPEDLTQFTFPPADYAVIDALRRDAFGVSR, via the coding sequence ATCATGCAAGTCATTGAAGTGGCGGCAGGGCTCATCCACCGTGACGGTCGCTATTTAATCGCCCGTCGAAAACCTGGTGTCCACTTGGCAGGTTTCTGGGAGTTCCCTGGGGGAAAACGGGAAATGGGCGAATCGCTCACGGAGTGTTTGCAACGAGAGCTGTTTGAAGAGCTGAGTGTTCGCATCGACCAACCTATCCCGTATCGGGTCATTCGGCACGACTATCTGGATCAAATCATCGAGTTACATTTTTTTCTATGTGCCATTGAACAGGGGGAGCCTGTGCCTATCGGTTGTGAAGAAATCCGCTGGGTCTCTCCTGAAGATCTCACGCAGTTTACCTTCCCGCCGGCAGACTACGCGGTGATCGACGCCTTGCGGCGCGATGCGTTCGGAGTGTCACGATGA
- the miaB gene encoding tRNA (N6-isopentenyl adenosine(37)-C2)-methylthiotransferase MiaB yields MMVKSLPQVHIETFGCQMNESDSELVRSMLKREGFVFTEDRERADVVLVNTCAIRENAHNKIYGHLAELKAIKRQRPLVVGVLGCMAQNLKSELAEKEPLIDVLAGPDSYRQLPSLLTHALEAQGQGLAQKGFALDLSEYETYEGVMPDRENGMNAWITVMRGCDNFCSFCVVPYTRGRERSRDPESILLEARDAAARGFKQITLLGQNVNSYHHDEWDFARLIKAVADTDAIERVRFTSPHPKDFPPALIDAIAAHPKICKHVHLPLQAGNDRILELMGRNYTGAEYLALVGRIRAVIPDVVLTTDIICGFCSETDAEFRDTCRIVEEAQLDSAYTFKYSERKHTIAARKYADDVPDQVKGQRVLKLVEIQRAITAERNRHYIGKNVEILVEGDATRSPTQGMGKTDGNITVVWEKSIGDFRPGTLITKQIFDASAATLYGE; encoded by the coding sequence ATGATGGTCAAGTCCCTTCCCCAGGTTCACATCGAAACCTTCGGCTGCCAGATGAACGAATCGGATAGTGAGCTGGTCCGCTCGATGCTGAAGCGGGAAGGATTTGTCTTTACGGAGGACCGCGAACGGGCCGATGTGGTGTTAGTCAACACCTGCGCCATCCGGGAGAATGCGCATAATAAGATCTATGGCCACCTCGCTGAGCTGAAGGCGATCAAACGGCAACGCCCACTCGTGGTCGGTGTGCTCGGCTGTATGGCCCAGAACCTCAAAAGTGAACTCGCTGAAAAAGAGCCTCTGATTGACGTCTTAGCCGGCCCGGATTCGTATCGACAACTTCCCTCGTTGCTCACACACGCGCTGGAAGCTCAAGGACAGGGACTTGCCCAGAAGGGATTTGCGCTGGATCTCTCGGAGTATGAGACGTACGAAGGGGTCATGCCGGATCGCGAGAATGGGATGAATGCCTGGATCACCGTCATGCGAGGTTGCGATAATTTTTGTTCTTTCTGTGTTGTTCCCTACACCAGAGGACGTGAACGATCGCGTGATCCAGAATCCATTCTGCTCGAAGCGCGTGATGCCGCAGCCCGTGGCTTCAAGCAAATCACGTTACTTGGCCAGAACGTAAATTCCTATCACCACGACGAATGGGACTTTGCCCGACTGATCAAAGCGGTTGCAGACACCGATGCTATCGAGCGCGTGCGATTTACCTCGCCGCATCCTAAAGACTTTCCTCCGGCACTGATCGACGCGATTGCGGCTCATCCAAAAATTTGCAAACACGTCCATCTCCCGCTGCAGGCCGGAAACGATCGAATTCTCGAACTGATGGGGCGAAACTATACGGGGGCCGAGTATCTGGCGTTGGTTGGTCGCATTCGAGCCGTCATCCCAGACGTCGTCCTGACCACGGACATCATCTGTGGGTTCTGCTCAGAAACCGATGCGGAGTTTCGCGACACCTGCCGCATCGTGGAAGAAGCTCAGCTCGACTCGGCCTATACCTTTAAATATTCGGAGCGGAAACATACGATCGCGGCTCGGAAATACGCCGACGATGTGCCGGACCAGGTGAAGGGCCAGCGGGTGTTGAAACTAGTCGAGATTCAGCGGGCAATCACGGCTGAGCGCAACCGCCACTACATCGGCAAGAATGTAGAGATCTTAGTCGAGGGTGATGCAACCCGCTCACCAACGCAAGGCATGGGGAAAACCGATGGGAATATCACTGTTGTATGGGAGAAAAGCATCGGTGATTTTCGGCCAGGCACTCTGATTACGAAACAGATCTTTGATGCCTCGGCTGCGACTCTCTATGGGGAGTGA
- the mtaB gene encoding tRNA (N(6)-L-threonylcarbamoyladenosine(37)-C(2))-methylthiotransferase MtaB codes for MVTTRASLHTLGCRLNQAETSILGEGLRRKGFELVEFGQPTDVLVLNTCSVTEDAERTSRYLIRKTLKHSPHAFIAVTGCYAQTGMAQLKRQAGIDLIVGHQFKLDLPAYLPAVHELRKRSTPDIHHTKTMTRGDFDLPYFAEPDSTRALLKIQDGCSAMCSFCIIPFARGHERSRAFDDILREAESLVARGYREIVLTGVNIGQYAHGRTDFVALLGRLDRVDGLERIRISSIEPTTVSEELLDLMASSKKLCPYLHIPLQSGDDQILQAMNRRHTVNAYRKLIDTALRKIPDLGIGTDLMVGFPGETDAAFQNTVAVASDLPFSYLHVFPYSARPGTAALRIKQRVSSVSIKKRTNFLLDLDRAKRLVFHNAQIGKTVPVLFESGTQGSYRFGTTPNFTKVAVTDSDNLENQIKPVMISAAAGRCVFGDLVAPPAATNASLVLL; via the coding sequence ATGGTGACAACCCGTGCATCTCTTCATACGCTCGGCTGCCGACTGAATCAAGCCGAAACCTCAATCCTCGGGGAAGGGCTCAGACGAAAGGGATTTGAGCTCGTGGAGTTCGGCCAACCAACCGATGTTCTCGTGCTCAATACCTGTTCTGTGACGGAAGATGCCGAACGGACATCGCGATACCTGATCCGGAAAACGCTGAAACACTCTCCCCATGCCTTCATCGCTGTGACCGGCTGTTACGCCCAAACGGGTATGGCACAGCTCAAGCGTCAGGCCGGCATCGATCTCATCGTCGGACATCAGTTCAAGCTCGACCTGCCGGCCTATCTCCCAGCTGTTCACGAGCTGCGCAAACGATCGACCCCAGATATTCACCATACAAAGACGATGACGCGTGGGGACTTTGATCTGCCCTACTTTGCGGAACCGGACTCCACCAGAGCTCTGCTTAAGATTCAGGACGGCTGCAGCGCCATGTGTAGCTTTTGCATCATCCCGTTCGCCAGAGGACACGAACGCAGCCGAGCGTTCGACGACATTCTGCGCGAAGCCGAGAGTTTAGTGGCACGGGGCTATAGGGAGATCGTCCTGACCGGCGTGAACATCGGGCAATACGCTCACGGCAGGACCGACTTTGTTGCACTCCTTGGTCGGCTCGATCGGGTTGATGGCCTCGAGCGCATCCGGATCTCATCGATTGAGCCAACCACGGTCAGCGAGGAACTACTTGATCTCATGGCCTCATCCAAGAAGCTCTGTCCCTATCTCCACATTCCTCTGCAGAGCGGGGACGATCAGATCCTACAGGCCATGAACCGGCGCCATACGGTCAACGCGTACCGCAAGCTGATCGACACCGCGCTCAGGAAGATTCCCGACCTCGGGATCGGAACTGATCTCATGGTCGGATTCCCTGGTGAGACTGACGCCGCATTCCAAAATACGGTGGCTGTTGCCTCAGACCTCCCCTTCTCCTATCTGCACGTCTTTCCCTATTCCGCGCGACCGGGGACCGCGGCACTGCGCATCAAGCAGCGGGTCTCGTCCGTATCGATTAAGAAACGCACCAATTTTCTGCTGGATCTCGATCGCGCCAAACGACTGGTCTTTCACAACGCACAGATCGGCAAAACGGTCCCGGTTCTGTTTGAATCCGGCACACAAGGCTCCTATCGCTTCGGCACGACACCGAACTTCACAAAAGTCGCCGTCACGGATTCCGATAACCTCGAGAACCAGATCAAGCCAGTCATGATTTCTGCCGCAGCCGGTCGTTGCGTATTCGGCGATCTCGTAGCACCTCCAGCGGCGACGAACGCTTCCCTGGTGCTCCTATGA